The DNA region CGCTTATTGTAGAGAAACCTTTGCATTCAATGTAATTGTTTGCCACTATTTCTGTTGTGCTTTAGCATCTTGTAATGAGCTGAAGCTGAGATCTAAATGAATGAGCTCTCTTTGTCACTGCCCAGATACATTCACTGCTGCACAGAAATTATGGCCCGCACCAAATTCAACTCGAGCCgcaaaattcttaaaacaagCTTGCAGTAGCGTTCGCAGTTATTTCATAATGAACTTGGCCACATGTGTTTCCTGTTGTTTCACTCGTGTTGTGAACTAACTGCAGTACATCACTGTATAAACACTGTCCCTCATTGATAAAGAAGTCCCTGAACacttacaaaaactttttttttttcaagctaaAGATTCCTACCCTTGGATTCCTTTGTACAAGCCAAATCAAACGATCATAGCTTGACGGGCAACCGGTCCATCTGTCTGTATAAGGAACGTCAGAAATAACCTGTACAAGAGAGTTACATGAAAAATCATTGAGGGCAATAGAGGCAGTGTGGCAGTCAGTGAGTTAGGGCGCTGGGCTAGTAATCTGGTCGTCCCGAGTTCAAGCCTTCCATCCTGATTCTCACTGCATTTGTCCTCAGTTGCCCCCAGTGCAACTCCTTGACTGCACTTTTTATATATAGCCAACTGATCTGTCTCCTTccagttgggatttttaaaTACCATATTTTTCTCTACCATAAATTAGCTATATGTTCTTAGCTACTCTGGAAATTTGACATAAAATATGGTCCTGGTaactttgcttttgtttttgttcttttggtGCAAGGTGGGACAAATAAGGACAAAACCTTGTGTCCTTTCTGCTGctttgcaaacaaaaaatttgtagTGACTTTGAGTAAATGATGGTGGCTTTGGTAATGATTAAATAATCATTtaataaactaaaaaataaatatcagaaATTCAACAGTTTTTTCACCTGTATTCCACTGCCAATGATAGTAAGTCCAGCTGGGTTTGGATCACTAAGTTGGGTCTCCAGCCATGACCACTGCTCTGCTCCTAAAATATCACACTCTGGGCCCCATTTAAGATGCGAACGAGTGTCAAGAAGAATAAGCTAAAAACAGAAGAGAGCAAGGCCTGCATAtaaattgtacatgtatttttcagTCCTCAAGGACCAAGAGAAATACACAGCTTGTCAGGATGTGCACCTCAAAAACTTAACCTCTATCCTCTTGTTGTGGAAAACATGTTTGAGCATGGGTTTAATTTAATGGCAgagttacatgtacattgtTTCAGATCATGAAAAAggagatttttcttttgcttttgtaATTCATTCATATCTAATTTATTCTTATCATCAATTTATTCTTGGCTCGTTTAAATTTCAAGATCTTACAAAAAGGTGGACAAACTCCCTTTTATTTTAATCACCCTTTTAAAGAAAGTGTAAGAGCTATCTCCCCCAAATGAAAAATGGGTCTTCATCCAATTTTAGAACTTTGAGTCACAATCAAATTGCATTCCCAAATTTCTGTAGAGATTTAGGCTTTTTTCATGTTAAAGGTTAcctttattttcaagaaaacaaattcttatcattttattgTCAACATGCATTACTGCTGCTGAGTTGCACCCTGGCCTCAGACTCACTTCTAATTGTTAATGAAACAGTTTGTAATCAAATTTCTAAACAAAGACATGTCAATCTGTTAAAAATGGTTTTACTGGGTACCGTAAGAAGGTTATTCTAACCTTGATGCTCTTATCTCCAGTACCAAAGCTGTATGATACATAAGTGCCTTCTCGCTTGCGTCGTATGCTTTCAGCAGGCTCATCCAGAAAATCTAAATAAACACCTTGTGCTTGAAGACGATCTTTGTAATGctgaaaagataaatttatcataattaattCATTAACTATTTCTTTGCTTGCCAGACACTCCTCTGTGTAAAAGGTTAAGTTGAACCATACTGCCATTTTATTCTGCTTTTCAAAGCATTCATTGACTGGGAGTATTATTATTCTCTCAATCCTTTTATACATGTATATCTGTTTTAAAAACCAAACATGCAAATAAAATGTAATGATAAATAACCAACCTTTCCTCCATTGTTCATTCCATAGTCATGGTCATCCCACACACCCAAAACCTTAATACCACTTCTGAGGAATTCCTATAAAGTTATTTATCAATAAACAACATTAACCCCTCACATCCTAttatcaatatgcatattctccgtgttgttctctgtacatttcctaaggtgctgacaaagagaatttgtttaacaattgacagcttctttggttggtgatgAATGTGGAACTCAGgagagatattgtaaggagaaccAAGATGCTAGacacttttaaccctttcactcccaagatctaattagtaattctccttactatctgctgtatgattcttatgatgttagttcagagaatttggtattagatcaactaataatctcataattgatattcttccctattctcatcacctgcctgcttgatattgtattgatattgtcaggagaaattctgtcttggtcacttgtgggagtgaaagtgttaaagGTCAAAGGGTGTTCAAATTCTAGATACTGTAAGCATACTATTGATCATAACAGCTTTTGGCTGTATGTTGTTCACTAGAAACAACAGCAATACAATATCCAACGACACatatcaagaagacaaaaaTGCATGTGTCACACCTGATATTCTGACGAGAACTTTaggtaattaaatttttccacCATTTCACTGAGAGGAGATGGAGTCCAAAGAAGTGGTGCTACTTTGGTATCAGCATACacagctacaaaaaaaaaacacaattaaatattaattaatttcaaattgaaGAAGCTTCAATATGATTTTAGCAGATTGCTTGTAATGCACATTATGTAACATGATCTCATTTTTCACtatcaataatttaaatatcTGAAAAGGTATGTCAAATTATGTTCTCTAAATGTGTTATTCACCTTGTGAATATTGAATTGAAGTGAAAGTTGCTGAATCctcttttttacattttaacccttaaactcccagaagtgaccaacatttaacttctccctataatatgcATACATTTTTCAGCTAACAGACTATaggaatactcaaacttatcaggtagaagttgttatcttgatctaacacaaaattctcattattaAAGAGGAGAGTTAAAATcgatcttgggagttaacgTGTTAAAGTATTTCAAAGCAGCCTTCCCCAAAGGTAGTGTGTGTTTGAGGAtaataatcatttaaaattgTCCCAGATCATTAATCATTGATGAATATTacaaaaatatatacatgtTCCAAGttctgagtttttttcttttttttttgctctgatGGAGTGATTTGACTTGTGCTGTGCATTTACATGGGTTAGCATTTAGTGGATTAAActtgttattactattattattattattatcattattattttcaaataattgttttgaagtCCTACATACCGTCTCCAAGCCAAACCCATACATCTGGTTGTTGACTTGATATATGTTTCCAAAGTGGTTGAGGCTTCTTGGGGAAACTGAAATGTACAGCATACAATAATAATGCAattagaaagattaaaaaacacacacacacgcacaatTACGTCCCTGAGGTATAAAAGAATCGATGTATTATTGCCCGAGTTGAATACATGATGAAGACACTTCCCTAGTGTTGATTTCTGACGCTCATCATGTACCCTTTTTTCATTGTAGCAAGAAAATTGCTTATACTTCTAGCCATTTTAAATACACTTCCGATGTAGTATAGTACAAATATGACTTCGCTGAACAGAAGAATCGCGAAATAGGCGAAAATATTGAGGGAAAAGTAGCAAAGCGGTGACGCCATTTTATACGTTCTTGCCTTTACCTGCAACTTCCGAACGCGATGCGATTAATTGTTGTTTCATCGTAGAAATCTGCCACTATACTATCTTCGCCACTAGAATTTACAAGAGGAAAATATCTTGCACTGGCAATAATTAACAATGAAACTATAACTCTAAGTAACTTTCTCTTAGACATTGTCATCTGACTGTCACCTCCATTGACACTTCCGCCGGTTTATTTTTGGTCAGCTGTGTTCGCTCAAAAGAAATTGTCTTCGTTTCATTATCGGTCCTCTCCGTAGCGTGCTCGTAGATGCCTCTCAAAAGCCGACGAGTGGGCGTTTATCAGAGAATGCACGTCAAATAGTTCAGCGAACAATTTCCTTCGAAAGGTGCAGTATTTTGGTGCATTACTCATTGCCTAAACTGCTTCATTTGTTAAGTTTAGCAGTTGACGGTCATTGACAGAAGCTCCTTTCTTCCTCGGAAGGAACGGAAGATCTTCGGATAAATTTGACTTCCGGCACTATCGTGACGTCATACCAACTCCAAATATAGTATTACCCGTGAAAAAGTTCTTTCCTTTTACCTCTGAATTGTGGCGAGTAAATTAGATTCTtagttacaaaataaaatggCTCAGACCTTACAGATGAATCGGGGAATAGTCAAACAGGTAGTATAGCCGTAGACATCTCTATCtagttatttaaaattattgatttgAAATAGTGCACGGATTTTCGAATGCCACGTTTTACATTTATAAACCTCGACCAGTGACTCGAAATCATGAAAGTGATTTTCTactaacaattatttttaattttatcgaAGGTTCTTTCAGGTGATAGCGTGGTGATACGCGGACAGCCTCGAGGAGGACCTCCTCCTGAAAGACAGCTATGCTTGTCGAACGTGAACGCACCAAAATTAGCGAGGAGATCGAACCCCAACGTTGAAGCCAGTGTCGAGACAAGAGACGAGGTTTGCGTGTTTCTTACGTTACTGCATTCTTCCGCGATGCCCTCATTTTCAGAGGTTTTATGTGCGTTCTAAGCTATTTTTTCCTAGTCTTAAGCTTTCTTCATCAATATGACGGTTTTATTTCTAAATATTGTATCCAAGTGAGCAAGATTTCCTATTATAATGAGTCTtttgaaatggtaaaaaaaattatcgtgtTTTGTTCATTTCGTTATGAATGACTCAAGGTTGTGGCCAATGGCATTAGGTTACGTGCCGTGGTTAAGTTCCGTTGGCTCATGAAATATCGGCCGTGTTTCATATTACAAATACACTCAGAAATCACGCTACTTGTAGTGTTCATTATTGAAGAGAAGTTTCGTGTAATTTTTCGTTGAATATTAAATTGGATGAAGAATGTAAGACCTCTTCCCTATCGATCCCCACGTGAGGATTGATAATAATTCAAATTCACCTAAATGATCATTTATTGCCCCACTTTAAAGAATATCTacttaaatgaaattaaaattgggTTTTAAAGAAGACAATTAAGTGAAAACATTTGTTGAAAAAGCATCTTTTGTACAATCTGTTGACCCTAGTAAATAACTGTTACAGGGAGAATCTTCAAGATCTTGTATCAGCGTTTCTTTACAGTAACTTATTAGGAATTGATAACTACAATACTGAgccagtttgaaattaaattcacccactttttggaggaaaaaataagagttttggaaacaaaagttgcaaaatttgccacatgatccttcatgtctttcatcttcctgcaatttgattagTTAcgttaaacaagccttgaagtctgatgggttgttttgtttttagtgtagcctccttgttggctggaaaaaagatgcaattaaagcaaaaaatggtgcaattcatgaataaattgcaccaattagagccaatcagattacagggaccaccagtgatttcaaaatgggtgtaataaaaacattaacagAATAGGGGGTGAAAAAATTTTACTACCTTTAGCTAACTGAAAAAGACATAAAATTTCTATCTCTACACCCTAAGCAGACCAGTATTAATGTTTTCCATACTCTTCACTATATATTTAACTTGGTACTAAATTGGTGGGgaattattttatcaatcaAAGGTGCTTAggttggggatcatttcctttattctcataatattaataaataattcaactgtattattgttaggagaaattagatgctagtcaccgGTAGGATTTTCCGGGGGTTAATGGTCGcttgaaatatctttttatgAATTGTCAACTGTATGGCTTTCTTTGCTgtaaatgtcagctttagaaagtCCTATTGATAGCCAccctacattatcaactcagttgataaaaccaaactttcCCTCTTGTGCagtatcacagtttctttacaaacttaccctTTTT from Pocillopora verrucosa isolate sample1 chromosome 1, ASM3666991v2, whole genome shotgun sequence includes:
- the LOC131790026 gene encoding uncharacterized protein, whose translation is MTMSKRKLLRVIVSLLIIASARYFPLVNSSGEDSIVADFYDETTINRIAFGSCSFPKKPQPLWKHISSQQPDVWVWLGDAVYADTKVAPLLWTPSPLSEMVEKFNYLKFSSEYQEFLRSGIKVLGVWDDHDYGMNNGGKHYKDRLQAQGVYLDFLDEPAESIRRKREGTYVSYSFGTGDKSIKLILLDTRSHLKWGPECDILGAEQWSWLETQLSDPNPAGLTIIGSGIQVISDVPYTDRWTGCPSSYDRLIWLVQRNPRVILISGDVHFGEFSCLNSTSTGYPLYEVTSSGLTATCVSWMSKATCRWLLENVLTSSKRTHPFITELNYGLITVHWNDQPISVTVEVRGETGSYLKQTVSLGHLERVRDASHCPQKLEDPPVIKKNLFYAIAICILTIIFAGLSRLIIFILKILLTKIVLPLLGVTLQAPSSSGSSLQHTKHKNNKILKAE